A genomic segment from Nicotiana tabacum cultivar K326 chromosome 9, ASM71507v2, whole genome shotgun sequence encodes:
- the LOC107813174 gene encoding uncharacterized protein LOC107813174 translates to MAATRKSSGPVLRSLSPAGRFYSPGQRTGSAFASSTSGFSTGSHTILHRSTSPNRVNLYSSRSSSPASSVRFSLDRSTSPSRSISALNRNHVVQNRSYKSLPSSVQKKTCMCSPTNHPGSFRCSLHKNIAASGSRAPSCNPNQLHMRRSAMTNSLVRIGTVEGDLVKRALAALIRPSSHQQRRRGDFQHRPSRLSVMSKAEDS, encoded by the coding sequence ATGGCGGCTACTCGGAAGTCAAGCGGACCGGTTCTCCGGTCACTTTCACCGGCCGGAAGATTTTATTCTCCAGGCCAAAGGACCGGTTCTGCTTTTGCTTCCTCAACTTCTGGTTTTTCAACCGGTTCACATACAATTCTCCACAGATCAACTTCTCCGAATCGTGTGAATTTATACAGCTCAAGGTCGTCATCTCCGGCGTCATCCGTACGGTTCTCTCTGGACCGTTCGACTTCACCGAGTCGGTCTATTTCTGCTTTAAACCGGAATCACGTGGTCCAGAACCGGAGCTATAAATCCTTGCCTAGTAGCGTTCAGAAAAAGACGTGTATGTGCTCCCCGACGAATCATCCAGGTTCGTTTCGATGTAGTCTACATAAGAATATTGCTGCAAGCGGTAGCCGTGCGCCGTCGTGCAATCCGAACCAGTTGCATATGAGGCGGTCCGCCATGACGAACTCGCTTGTGAGAATCGGAACTGTAGAAGGTGATTTGGTGAAAAGAGCGTTAGCCGCTTTGATTCGTCCTTCGTCTCATCAACAGCGCCGCCGAGGCGATTTCCAGCATAGACCTAGCCGGCTTTCTGTCATGTCCAAAGCCGAGGATTCGTAA